In Geminocystis sp. M7585_C2015_104, one DNA window encodes the following:
- a CDS encoding DUF2499 domain-containing protein has protein sequence MHALSLPTWIVHVCSVVEWIAAIWFVWRYGEVTRDPSWYWLALGMLPALVSAMCAITWHLFDNSPSWEWLVTLQALTTLIGNITLCVGGWKIWQTRKGA, from the coding sequence ATGCACGCACTTTCTCTCCCCACTTGGATAGTTCATGTTTGCAGTGTTGTGGAGTGGATAGCCGCAATTTGGTTTGTGTGGCGTTACGGAGAAGTTACGAGAGATCCCAGTTGGTACTGGTTAGCCTTGGGTATGCTGCCAGCCTTAGTTAGTGCCATGTGTGCCATAACCTGGCATTTATTTGACAATAGTCCATCCTGGGAGTGGCTAGTTACCCTTCAGGCCCTAACAACCCTTATCGGTAATATCACCCTGTGTGTGGGGGGTTGGA